The window AGGTGATCGGCATCGGCTCGCACGAGTCGCGCGGGCTGCGCCGCGGCGTGGTGGTGGACATCGACTCCACCGTGCAGTCGATCCAGCGCGCGGTCGAGGAAGCCGAGCTGATGGCCGGCTGCGAGGTCAGCAGCGTGTACGCCTCGATCTCCGGCAACCACGTGCAGTGCAAGAACTCGCCCGGCATCGTGCCGATCCGCGACGGCGAGGTCACCTACGGCGACCTCGACCGGGTGCTGGAAGCGGCGAAGGCGGTGGCGATCCCGGCCGACCAGCGCATCCTGCACGCGATCCCGCGCGAATACGTGCTGGACGATTCGCAGGAAGGCATCCGCAACCCGGTCGGCATGACCGGCGTGCGCCTGGAAGTGCATGCGCATCTGGTGACGTGCGCGCAGTCGGCGGCGCAGAACATCACCAAATGCGTGCAGCGCTGCGGGCTGGAAGTGGACGAGCTGGTGCTGTCCTCGCTGGCCTCCAGCACCGCGGTGCTGACCGGCGACGAGAAGGAGCTGGGCGTGGTGCTGGTGGACATGGGCGCGGGCACCACCGACATCGCGGTGTTCATGCAGGGCGCGATCTGCCACACCGCCAACCTGCCGGTGGCCGGCGACAAGGTGACCGAGGACATCGCGCACATGCTGCGCACGCCCACGCCGCACGCCGAGGACATCAAGGTCAAGTACGCCTGCGCGCTGGCGCAGCTGGCGCGCGCCGAGGAAAGCATCCAGGTGGAAAGCGTCGGCGACCGCCCGCCGCGCCGCATGCCGCGCCACGCGCTGGCGCAGGCGGTGCAGGCGCGCTACGAGGAAATCTTCGAGATGGTGCAGGCGGAACTGCGCCGTTCCGGCTTCGAGCAGCGGGTGCGCGCCGGCATGGTGCTGACCGGCGGCGCCTCGAAGATGGAAGGCGTGGTCGAACTGGCCGAGGAGATGCTGCAGATGCCGGTGCGGATCGGCATCCCGCAGCACGTCACCGGCCTTGGCGAAGTGGTGGGCAACCCGGTGCACGCCACCGGCGTCGGCCTGCTGCTGATGGGCGCGCAGATGGAAAGCCCGAAGCGCCCGAGCCTGCCGACCGGCAAGGTCGGCGGGATCGTGGGCAAGGCGGTGAAGTGGTTCCGCGGCTCGTTCTGAGCGGCGGCGGGGCAGGCGGAAGAAACAAAGCGGCAGGCGGAAGGCAAGCGGTAGGCGAGCAGGGAA is drawn from Thermomonas brevis and contains these coding sequences:
- the ftsA gene encoding cell division protein FtsA, translated to MNRKGDKALIVGLDIGTSKVTALVGEYAPGEPIEVIGIGSHESRGLRRGVVVDIDSTVQSIQRAVEEAELMAGCEVSSVYASISGNHVQCKNSPGIVPIRDGEVTYGDLDRVLEAAKAVAIPADQRILHAIPREYVLDDSQEGIRNPVGMTGVRLEVHAHLVTCAQSAAQNITKCVQRCGLEVDELVLSSLASSTAVLTGDEKELGVVLVDMGAGTTDIAVFMQGAICHTANLPVAGDKVTEDIAHMLRTPTPHAEDIKVKYACALAQLARAEESIQVESVGDRPPRRMPRHALAQAVQARYEEIFEMVQAELRRSGFEQRVRAGMVLTGGASKMEGVVELAEEMLQMPVRIGIPQHVTGLGEVVGNPVHATGVGLLLMGAQMESPKRPSLPTGKVGGIVGKAVKWFRGSF